Sequence from the Flavobacterium sp. TR2 genome:
GATTATCTGATCAAATTAATGAAACTGCCCATTACTTTTTTTGAAAACAAATTAATTGGAGATATTTTACAGCGAGCGCAGGATCATGAACGCATTCGGGATTTTGTAATGAATAACTCTCTTAATTTTCTTTTTTCGATTTTAACATTTTTCATTTTTGGAATAATTTTGATGATATACAGCCCCGTTTTATGTTTGATTTATGTTATAGGGAGCATATTATTTATTGGCTGGGTTTTATTTTTTCTTCAGTTTCGAAAGAAACTAGATTGGGAGTATTTTGACATACATACTAAAAACCAAAGTTATTGGGTAGAAACCATTGGAAGTATTCAAGATATCAAAATCAATAATTACGAGAAGCACAAAAGATGGAAATGGGAAGCTTTGCAGGTTCAATTATTCAAAATTGATCAAAAAATACTAAGAATCAATAATGCTTTAAATTTAGGAGCACAGTTTATTAATCAGTTAACCAATTTGATTATTACTTTTTACTGTGCGAAGTCAGTAATAAAAGGTGATATTACTTTCGGGGTAATGATTTCTACTCAATTTATAATAGGAATGTTAAATGGCCCTATTATGCAGTTTATATCTTTTATTCAATCAGGGCAATATGCTAAGATTAGTTTTTTAAGATTGAATGAAATACATGAGTTGGAGAATGAGGAAGAAAATGATAGTACTAATAATATAAAGCTTCCAGAAGATAAAAGTTTGCTTTTAAGAAATGTGAGTTTTCAGTATAGCCGTAATGGTGATTATATTTTGAGTAACATCTCTCTGGTGATTCCTGAAGGTAAAGTTACAGCAATCGTTGGTGATAGTGGAAGCGGGAAAACTACTTTGCTGAAATTAATACTGAGATTGTATAAGCCTACTCATGGCGAATTGTCAATGGGAAATTTAAATATTCAGAATATTAATTTAAGACAATGGCGAGAAAGCTGTGGAGCTGTAATGCAAGATGGTAAAATATTTAGCGATACAATTCAAAATAATATTGTTTTAGACGATGAAAATATAGATTATGAAAGGTTAAAAAAAGCAGTAACAGCAGCAAATATAGCTTCTGAAATTGAATCAATGCCAAAAGGATATCAAACGATGATGGGAGAAAATGGAAGAGGTTTAAGCGGAGGACAAAAACAGCGTGTTCTTATTGCTAGAGCCTTGTATAAAGATCCTGATTATCTGTTCTTTGATGAAGCAACAAATTCATTAGATGTAATAAATGAACAGAAAATTGTAGTGGCATTAGAGGAAATATTTAAGGATAAAACTGTAATTGTTGTAGCGCATAGATTAAGTACAATTCGTAAAGCAGACCAGATTATAGTGTTAAAAAACGGTTATATTACCGAAATTGGAAATCATGATATGCTGATGGCTCGCGAAAATGGACATTACTATCAATTAGTTAAAACACAAATAGGAGATACGGTAAATGGCTAATAAAAGATTTCATAAAACATTGAATGAAAATAGAACTGAAGAGGTTGCTTCAATAATTGAAAGAATGCCAACTAAATTCGGTGCAACAATAAGCGGAATTGCTATTGGGCTGGTTTTACTTTTGCTGCTATTTGGCTGGTTAATTAAATACCCATCAATTTTGTCTGGCCAGATTGTTGTGAACACACAGCAAGCTCCAGTTAGATTGGTTGCTTCAACTTCGGGGAACATAATTTTATTAAAGAATAAATCTGGCGTAAAAGTAAATAATGGAACATATTTAGCTTATATAAAGAATGAAGCTAATTTAAAAGATGTTCAATTGTTGAATGATTTACTTTATAAAACTAACATACATGAA
This genomic interval carries:
- a CDS encoding peptidase domain-containing ABC transporter; this encodes MFNFPHEYQLDAKDCGPACIKIIAKYYGRFYSLPFLRDLCGITREGVSFLDISDACEKISLRTKSIKIDFETFRTIPLPCIVHWQDNHFIVVYKITHKQVFVSDPAKGLLKYSHKNFQNGWLKETKTGAVLAIEPMADFKQRSINDKLERRKTFENFLGYFTPYKKSFVNLFVVMLIVTVLQAFLPFISKAVIDVGIQTNDLDFIDLVLIANITIIVSILLSNMVRDWILLHLTSRINISLISDYLIKLMKLPITFFENKLIGDILQRAQDHERIRDFVMNNSLNFLFSILTFFIFGIILMIYSPVLCLIYVIGSILFIGWVLFFLQFRKKLDWEYFDIHTKNQSYWVETIGSIQDIKINNYEKHKRWKWEALQVQLFKIDQKILRINNALNLGAQFINQLTNLIITFYCAKSVIKGDITFGVMISTQFIIGMLNGPIMQFISFIQSGQYAKISFLRLNEIHELENEEENDSTNNIKLPEDKSLLLRNVSFQYSRNGDYILSNISLVIPEGKVTAIVGDSGSGKTTLLKLILRLYKPTHGELSMGNLNIQNINLRQWRESCGAVMQDGKIFSDTIQNNIVLDDENIDYERLKKAVTAANIASEIESMPKGYQTMMGENGRGLSGGQKQRVLIARALYKDPDYLFFDEATNSLDVINEQKIVVALEEIFKDKTVIVVAHRLSTIRKADQIIVLKNGYITEIGNHDMLMARENGHYYQLVKTQIGDTVNG